One Candidatus Desulfatibia profunda DNA window includes the following coding sequences:
- a CDS encoding sterol desaturase family protein codes for MPHVKIETIRLWVFLGGLAFFLLLELGIPYRKGTVSKLKRWLINLGMTVINSLVLYLLFASAIIQTARYVSEKQIGVLNLAAMPSWAKTLATIVFMDFMLYVWHFLNHEMPLLWRFHRVHHTDLNMDVSTATRFHIGELAVSAVIKISLVFFLGADVFGVVIFETLLVLAAQFHHSSLKVPAWFEKIFWVLFVPPSMHRIHHSVVIKERDSNYGTIFSIWDRTLGTLVSDVDQSRIRIGVGGHFQPEKLNLHHLLIMPFTPPAK; via the coding sequence TTTGGGAGGGCTGGCTTTTTTCCTGTTGCTGGAGCTGGGCATTCCCTACCGCAAGGGTACGGTTTCCAAGCTGAAACGGTGGTTGATCAATTTGGGAATGACCGTTATAAACAGCCTGGTGCTGTATCTTTTGTTTGCTTCCGCAATCATCCAGACAGCCCGTTATGTTTCGGAAAAACAGATCGGGGTGCTGAACCTGGCGGCAATGCCGTCTTGGGCCAAAACCCTGGCCACGATTGTCTTTATGGATTTCATGCTGTATGTCTGGCATTTTTTGAACCATGAAATGCCGCTGTTGTGGCGGTTTCACCGGGTCCACCATACGGATTTGAACATGGACGTGTCTACAGCCACTCGTTTTCATATCGGGGAATTGGCCGTATCTGCAGTCATAAAAATTTCATTGGTATTTTTTTTAGGAGCGGATGTGTTCGGCGTTGTTATCTTTGAGACCTTGCTGGTGCTGGCAGCACAATTCCATCACAGCAGTCTGAAGGTTCCGGCGTGGTTTGAAAAAATCTTCTGGGTTCTTTTTGTGCCGCCTTCCATGCATCGTATCCACCATTCCGTGGTGATTAAAGAACGCGACAGCAATTACGGTACGATTTTTTCGATCTGGGATCGAACGCTGGGGACCCTGGTTTCCGACGTGGATCAGAGCCGCATTCGAATCGGCGTCGGCGGGCATTTTCAGCCCGAAAAACTCAACCTGCACCATCTGCTGATCATGCCGTTTACGCCACCGGCCAAGTAA